A region of Borrelia hermsii DAH DNA encodes the following proteins:
- a CDS encoding DUF685 domain-containing protein: MSSEEKLLIDEEEFIQINNLNRVGDIQKTDLMLLDDGSSNCNAITYENFLKKTKDKIFKNEGLEYFKEVIKDTIATELLANENFINQAYNKVLEKLLNNANNGVYNISDKVRDRIIGNISSTTLTKNDKFVIMNYSTLQKSPVPEYLTGIPSGFTTTKSKTTSSYIYPSYFKNQAYVLDMTSEYSNQEVELLFYTSDDDNPIYLDITVALTINASGTKYAKKVALKYTDSSQKSTAYYYGAKNAYVDILCPVLRGWYIQKRGYINGNRVPVLVKL; encoded by the coding sequence ATGTCAAGTGAAGAGAAACTCTTAATTGATGAAGAAGAATTTATCCAAATCAACAACCTAAACAGAGTTGGTGATATTCAAAAAACTGATTTAATGCTACTTGATGATGGAAGTTCTAATTGCAATGCAATTACATATGAAAATTTTCTTAAAAAAACTAAAGACAAAATCTTCAAAAATGAAGGACTTGAGTATTTCAAAGAAGTCATTAAAGATACAATTGCTACTGAACTATTAGCAAATGAAAACTTTATAAATCAAGCTTATAATAAAGTGCTTGAAAAATTACTCAACAATGCCAATAACGGTGTTTATAATATTTCTGATAAAGTAAGAGACAGAATTATAGGAAATATATCATCAACTACATTAACTAAAAATGATAAGTTTGTAATTATGAATTATAGTACGCTACAAAAATCCCCAGTACCTGAATATTTAACAGGAATTCCTTCTGGGTTTACTACAACAAAAAGCAAAACTACAAGTTCATATATTTACCCATCTTATTTTAAGAATCAAGCTTACGTATTAGACATGACATCAGAATATTCAAATCAAGAAGTTGAACTCTTATTTTATACATCTGATGATGATAACCCTATTTATTTAGACATTACTGTTGCTCTCACAATCAATGCGTCTGGTACTAAATATGCAAAAAAAGTAGCACTTAAATACACTGATAGCTCACAAAAGTCAACAGCATATTATTACGGTGCTAAAAATGCTTATGTAGATATTTTATGTCCAGTACTTAGAGGATGGTACATTCAAAAACGTGGATATATAAATGGTAATCGTGTTCCGGTTTTAGTAAAGTTATAA
- a CDS encoding DUF1322 family protein produces MKIHNGSKIFNETKLEYFKLLEEIKQNKYFFPVIMGICTLNEVKTLNYEELNEVYKISNLKLEKQIFEMTLSKGML; encoded by the coding sequence ATGAAAATCCATAATGGAAGTAAAATCTTTAATGAAACCAAACTTGAATATTTTAAGTTACTTGAAGAGATAAAACAAAACAAATATTTCTTTCCTGTTATCATGGGTATTTGCACTTTAAATGAAGTCAAAACATTGAACTACGAAGAACTAAATGAGGTTTACAAAATATCGAATCTGAAACTTGAAAAGCAAATATTTGAAATGACTCTCTCTAAGGGAATGTTATGA
- a CDS encoding BlyB family putative holin accessory protein encodes MILDRNSLDTALNAIVTLFDTLSNFEDGSFNENAHKTFMLLNDIYTEYQIIYTQNMERLENALTPQIRETLEPIQTKIKKFIEKVNSNPDNMQLPLEISSIEKEVK; translated from the coding sequence ATGATACTTGATCGTAATTCTTTAGATACTGCTTTAAATGCAATCGTAACATTATTTGACACACTATCTAATTTTGAAGATGGGTCGTTTAATGAAAATGCTCATAAAACATTCATGCTACTAAACGACATTTACACAGAATATCAGATTATCTATACACAAAATATGGAAAGGTTAGAGAATGCCTTAACTCCGCAAATAAGAGAAACACTTGAACCTATCCAAACTAAAATCAAAAAATTTATAGAAAAGGTTAATAGCAATCCAGATAATATGCAATTACCATTAGAAATCTCATCAATTGAAAAGGAGGTCAAATGA
- a CDS encoding DUF1463 family protein produces the protein MEQYYDLRNIFFSIGGNEVQGGKLELTSEPTTRAVASSEDRGFPVVSFRDPRTITFIFNIEVTIGSYEYKLLTKLSKDQFYNTHQSKTAKMLDLVFNDLEDIKIVSQYAFFAEEPSRSYSAEAEKVTFEIRAVNCTVNT, from the coding sequence ATGGAACAATACTATGATTTAAGGAACATATTTTTTTCAATTGGTGGGAATGAAGTTCAAGGTGGTAAGTTAGAACTTACAAGTGAACCTACAACAAGAGCGGTAGCTAGCAGTGAAGATAGGGGTTTCCCCGTAGTTAGCTTCAGGGATCCTAGAACCATTACTTTCATATTCAATATTGAAGTTACAATTGGATCTTATGAGTACAAATTGCTAACAAAGCTTTCAAAAGACCAATTTTATAATACTCATCAAAGTAAAACTGCAAAGATGTTAGATTTAGTATTCAATGACTTAGAAGACATCAAAATTGTATCTCAATATGCATTTTTTGCAGAAGAACCTTCAAGAAGTTATTCTGCTGAAGCTGAAAAGGTTACATTTGAAATCAGAGCGGTTAACTGCACAGTAAACACCTAA
- a CDS encoding DUF1473 family protein translates to MITRYKMNILTKDKTFTFEVRVLPVYEWDSILGFSQNEGIKKLNNLEYLRAITDLMIKPGFLDEFYFILNENREYITYYKDYLKYILYSIQFDVFKSDPDFKKPTLVYLSHYLNNADGFVQFDYINDSWNYEQIIQNIKSQQTSMGIQDENP, encoded by the coding sequence ATGATTACGCGTTACAAAATGAATATATTAACTAAAGATAAGACTTTTACATTTGAAGTAAGAGTACTGCCCGTTTACGAATGGGACTCTATATTAGGATTTTCACAAAATGAAGGCATCAAAAAACTTAATAATCTTGAATACTTAAGAGCAATAACAGACCTTATGATTAAACCTGGCTTTTTAGATGAATTTTACTTTATTTTAAATGAAAATAGAGAGTACATTACTTACTACAAAGATTATCTTAAGTACATACTTTACTCAATTCAGTTTGATGTATTCAAATCAGATCCTGACTTTAAGAAACCAACTTTAGTTTACTTAAGCCATTATCTAAATAATGCTGATGGATTTGTACAATTTGATTACATTAATGATAGTTGGAATTATGAACAGATAATACAAAATATCAAGTCACAACAAACATCAATGGGGATACAGGATGAAAATCCATAA
- a CDS encoding DUF1506 family protein: MSTRERLASMADRMIGRFREESYFRFYKGTYSHDDEFESPEINFDKNNYTQFVGIIIDISPQELVKINDSNIYDLENLSKLYTNAEINFEIKDRVSLEGSFFEIIKIDSSVGYKTLILRGLEWR; the protein is encoded by the coding sequence ATGAGTACAAGAGAAAGACTTGCTAGTATGGCAGATCGCATGATTGGCAGGTTTCGTGAAGAATCATACTTCCGGTTTTACAAAGGAACATATTCGCATGATGATGAGTTTGAAAGCCCTGAGATTAATTTCGATAAAAATAATTACACTCAATTTGTTGGAATTATTATCGATATCTCTCCACAAGAACTTGTAAAAATTAATGACTCTAATATTTATGACTTGGAAAACTTATCAAAGCTTTACACAAATGCTGAGATTAATTTTGAAATTAAAGACAGAGTATCACTTGAGGGTTCATTTTTTGAAATTATAAAGATTGACTCTAGCGTTGGTTATAAGACTTTAATTTTACGGGGTTTGGAATGGAGATAA
- a CDS encoding BlyB family putative holin accessory protein, whose translation MKLSTAKLSVDILNKFTEIIKNNHQGKNTVTYINIFTKVVNYFYSLYEASVYQMEQKEAIKLLSEIEEILRLNIEIIETAGDYDDYSKYISQLRAKRNKLMSTYIKMLKEA comes from the coding sequence ATGAAATTAAGTACTGCTAAATTAAGTGTTGATATCCTAAACAAATTTACAGAAATTATAAAAAATAACCACCAAGGTAAAAACACCGTAACCTACATTAATATTTTCACCAAAGTGGTTAATTATTTTTACTCACTATATGAGGCAAGTGTATATCAAATGGAACAAAAGGAAGCTATCAAACTACTCTCTGAAATTGAAGAAATACTAAGGCTCAACATCGAGATAATAGAAACTGCTGGGGATTATGATGATTATTCAAAATACATTTCTCAACTTAGAGCTAAACGTAATAAGCTCATGAGTACTTACATCAAAATGTTAAAGGAGGCCTAA
- a CDS encoding BBA14 family lipoprotein produces the protein MKKLVNLTFLTLIFSCTSIASLTEEPTFPKTQTLTELSTYEAKLADYVMYLQVFLTRTKKKVNDPKYPKFTYFDSSTLKSEQTIQDLMFNINIFKAYIKITKPIAEAVYKKYSKLQN, from the coding sequence TTGAAAAAACTAGTAAATTTAACTTTCTTAACGCTTATCTTCTCATGTACATCTATTGCTTCTCTAACGGAAGAACCAACATTTCCTAAAACCCAAACCCTCACAGAATTAAGTACTTATGAAGCTAAGCTAGCTGATTATGTTATGTACTTGCAAGTATTCTTAACACGTACAAAAAAGAAAGTTAATGACCCAAAGTATCCTAAGTTTACTTATTTTGATTCTTCTACACTCAAGTCTGAACAGACAATCCAGGATTTAATGTTTAATATCAACATTTTCAAAGCATACATCAAGATAACTAAACCTATTGCTGAAGCGGTTTACAAAAAATATTCAAAATTACAAAATTAA
- a CDS encoding DUF792 family protein: protein MIPQLTTDFIHKYKDTAPVKATLDFLKLTPSQVTSILKETFNEISSVFMAYNFLSLCPRMDFKGLGYVPQGFFILPKTELISTTYTTTCSKRPVIDYYTRKSEYVSYNPTFTGEVITLNNAVLTSAYKELLKFSANTAFGKLIFPHTSNLAKQQLINRVEESVPFSFYSPTLGFRGIVAITSLTLKDTVYLDEVEISLTLEVLKTFSIYKG, encoded by the coding sequence ATGATACCACAGCTTACAACAGACTTCATTCATAAATATAAAGACACAGCACCAGTAAAGGCAACACTAGACTTCTTAAAGCTTACTCCATCACAAGTAACAAGTATCCTTAAAGAAACATTCAATGAAATTTCTAGTGTGTTTATGGCATATAACTTCTTAAGTTTATGTCCAAGGATGGACTTTAAGGGACTGGGATACGTTCCACAAGGATTTTTCATCTTACCCAAAACTGAACTAATTAGCACAACTTACACCACAACATGTTCAAAGCGTCCTGTAATTGACTACTACACACGTAAATCTGAATATGTAAGTTACAATCCAACTTTCACTGGTGAAGTTATCACATTAAATAATGCTGTATTAACTAGTGCTTATAAGGAACTGCTTAAATTCTCGGCTAATACGGCTTTTGGAAAGTTAATCTTTCCTCATACCAGTAATCTGGCAAAACAACAACTTATTAATAGAGTTGAAGAGAGTGTACCATTTAGTTTCTACAGTCCAACTTTAGGGTTTAGGGGTATTGTTGCAATTACCTCTCTTACCCTTAAGGACACAGTATACCTTGATGAGGTTGAAATTAGTCTTACCTTAGAAGTTCTTAAAACATTTTCAATATATAAAGGATAA
- a CDS encoding BlyA family holin — translation MNELSINNILDFLLQLININEVKLIIISIFILSLGLIFKPVIKDMLSILLSKIKIHDRDKEKEDL, via the coding sequence TTGAATGAATTAAGTATTAATAACATATTAGATTTTTTACTTCAACTAATTAACATCAATGAAGTGAAGTTAATCATTATTAGTATTTTTATATTAAGTTTGGGTTTGATTTTCAAACCAGTAATCAAAGATATGCTAAGTATCTTATTAAGTAAGATAAAAATACATGACAGAGACAAAGAAAAGGAGGATTTATGA
- a CDS encoding DUF693 family protein, with amino-acid sequence MECRLIKYDFKIEFYNPSKTSTKNITSEEKPKIIIKTEDGIHIDISISDMYSSNNYVCAKKSKLTLWNLPIDFTDNVNEGDIVKISYKKFADSKDYDFIMAGYLGVPMSTDYPNGDFSVDLEIHLATKSNYFNRKLKINQFQGMSVENAIKSAFPGKCIINMSYAERTKIITESFCANTPLEFLEKITKKYVQSVRTDIVPKEHTQLIKESALGNTHVECNYIFTNATPAEQNTNYLPLEDFGLEFIPQQEITIGSTLSIRFIYWNAKVMYTHKLKVGDRVKFIDSLGKEVKSSIIESNAILSNTGECSLILKLYDDSNYLEINGTAK; translated from the coding sequence ATGGAATGTAGACTTATCAAATACGACTTCAAAATCGAATTTTATAATCCAAGTAAAACTAGCACTAAGAATATCACATCAGAAGAAAAGCCTAAAATTATAATTAAAACTGAAGATGGAATACACATTGACATATCAATATCTGATATGTACTCAAGTAACAATTATGTGTGTGCAAAGAAAAGCAAGCTAACCCTTTGGAACCTACCTATAGACTTTACTGATAATGTAAATGAAGGAGATATTGTAAAAATATCTTATAAAAAGTTCGCAGACTCTAAAGATTATGACTTTATTATGGCAGGTTATTTGGGTGTTCCTATGAGTACTGATTATCCCAATGGAGATTTTAGTGTTGACCTTGAAATTCATTTGGCAACAAAAAGTAATTATTTCAATCGCAAGCTTAAAATAAATCAATTCCAGGGAATGAGTGTAGAGAATGCAATTAAATCAGCTTTTCCTGGTAAATGCATTATCAATATGAGCTATGCTGAGAGAACAAAAATTATAACAGAAAGTTTTTGTGCAAATACTCCTCTTGAGTTTCTTGAAAAGATAACTAAAAAGTATGTTCAAAGTGTTAGAACAGATATTGTACCTAAGGAGCATACACAACTTATTAAAGAATCGGCTCTCGGGAACACTCATGTTGAGTGTAATTACATTTTTACTAACGCCACACCTGCAGAGCAAAATACAAATTATCTACCTCTTGAAGATTTTGGTCTTGAGTTTATTCCTCAACAAGAGATTACTATTGGCAGTACTTTAAGTATAAGATTTATATATTGGAATGCCAAAGTTATGTACACACACAAACTGAAAGTTGGTGACAGGGTAAAATTCATTGACTCGCTTGGAAAAGAAGTTAAGAGCAGTATTATAGAGTCTAATGCTATCTTAAGCAATACTGGTGAATGCTCACTTATCCTTAAGCTTTATGATGACTCTAATTACTTAGAAATAAATGGGACAGCTAAATAA
- a CDS encoding DUF787 family protein: MPQDTISVNLAHSELDINYVSYYTPLLVYKCAKIKLNDSTPKVKILNLNINSFEKQIEALEKEGSNGEDEFNKEREYLKKAMQAFFSAGDAGLRSVKLLIYKEGTEAKAIKTQLRDNRYTFVALINTYSSNSDGGDGLTIYKDDYTHFKDPAHFFVFATKESEIKALFKNGTNSKSKIIVIHSKGEEYLHLRFISKYLHEASIFHAVNPYGLKFSGMSPITDDSITCKLRNANINFYSLLNETGLDGVMAFKEGVTLEGTPIDELFTYHYIKSELTSELIRVWNVNGRQNSKLSELQLSGKRDNAYSAAVECMLKRFIDRNIIVAYSKLKIHISPTPELKLFLSIEITYNHSMNAVLLNITAQDINSYLNSLKEN; encoded by the coding sequence ATGCCACAAGATACAATCAGTGTGAATTTGGCACATTCTGAATTAGATATAAACTATGTAAGTTACTATACACCCTTACTAGTGTATAAATGTGCAAAGATCAAACTCAATGATTCAACACCTAAGGTAAAGATATTAAACTTAAATATAAATAGCTTTGAAAAACAAATCGAGGCACTTGAAAAAGAAGGAAGTAATGGTGAGGATGAATTTAATAAGGAGAGAGAATACCTAAAAAAAGCAATGCAAGCATTCTTCTCAGCAGGTGATGCCGGACTTAGATCAGTCAAGCTACTTATATATAAAGAGGGAACCGAAGCAAAGGCAATTAAAACCCAACTTAGAGACAATAGATATACTTTTGTTGCCCTTATTAATACTTATTCAAGTAACAGTGATGGTGGTGATGGGCTTACAATATATAAGGATGATTATACTCATTTTAAAGACCCTGCTCACTTCTTTGTATTTGCAACAAAAGAATCTGAAATAAAAGCGTTGTTTAAAAATGGTACGAATTCTAAATCTAAAATTATTGTTATCCACTCTAAAGGAGAGGAATACTTACACTTAAGATTTATATCTAAATACTTACATGAAGCGAGTATATTTCATGCTGTAAACCCTTATGGACTTAAGTTTAGCGGTATGAGTCCTATTACTGATGATTCTATAACCTGTAAACTTAGGAATGCTAATATTAACTTTTACTCATTGCTTAATGAGACTGGTCTTGATGGTGTTATGGCTTTTAAGGAAGGAGTAACTCTTGAAGGAACTCCCATTGACGAATTATTTACTTATCATTATATCAAATCTGAACTTACATCCGAGCTTATTAGAGTATGGAATGTTAATGGTAGACAGAATAGTAAACTATCAGAACTACAACTCTCAGGAAAAAGAGATAATGCTTACAGTGCTGCTGTTGAATGTATGCTTAAACGTTTCATTGATAGGAATATTATTGTTGCTTACTCCAAGCTTAAGATTCACATATCACCAACACCCGAGCTAAAGCTTTTCTTATCAATAGAGATTACTTATAACCACTCTATGAACGCTGTCCTTTTAAACATTACAGCACAAGATATAAATAGTTATCTAAATAGCTTGAAGGAGAATTGA
- a CDS encoding DUF276 domain-containing protein (DUF276 is restricted to Borreliella and related spirochetes.) produces the protein MSILFDPDFGILKQNIQQIVNAKRAYLRDMHGIVINNDPSSIYNIIATSLATIEEQIIDELNSFFSKVSPGGEYFKAIEEHISVKSTTFDAVRSSLLKLKEIEYVNIDSKAGTADIYLILNDSLLNSSKTDITDSTFKAKLWKVLYSTMPVGTLFNGSITIDGLNTHNQLKSYKISLGKKKYVYLKVKYQLDLKNHIYLNIDMQIRDIYKRIVTNNYPDMGISFEYQDFIAPVNEIKGIKSMKIYACIKDTDDTKIASITDSEFKENTNIEVKPEEILIFNLTDRLIIDITT, from the coding sequence ATGAGCATTCTTTTTGATCCTGATTTTGGTATTCTAAAACAGAATATCCAACAAATAGTTAATGCCAAACGAGCATACTTACGAGATATGCATGGGATTGTCATTAATAATGACCCATCCTCCATTTACAATATTATTGCAACCTCACTTGCAACAATTGAAGAACAAATCATTGATGAACTTAATTCATTTTTCTCTAAAGTAAGTCCCGGTGGCGAATACTTTAAGGCAATCGAAGAGCACATAAGTGTTAAGAGTACTACCTTTGATGCGGTTCGTTCATCATTGCTTAAACTTAAAGAAATAGAGTACGTCAATATTGATTCTAAAGCCGGAACAGCTGATATTTATCTTATATTAAATGACTCTTTACTAAATTCTAGTAAAACTGATATCACTGATTCTACATTTAAAGCCAAACTTTGGAAAGTGCTTTATTCAACTATGCCTGTAGGTACACTCTTTAATGGTAGTATCACAATTGATGGCCTTAACACTCATAATCAACTCAAAAGCTATAAAATATCTTTAGGAAAGAAAAAATACGTATACCTTAAAGTAAAATATCAACTTGATCTTAAGAATCACATATATCTTAACATAGACATGCAAATAAGAGATATATACAAACGTATTGTAACTAATAACTATCCTGATATGGGCATCAGCTTTGAATATCAAGATTTTATAGCTCCTGTTAATGAGATTAAGGGAATTAAGAGTATGAAAATATATGCTTGCATTAAAGACACAGATGACACTAAAATTGCAAGCATTACTGATTCAGAATTTAAGGAAAATACTAATATTGAAGTTAAGCCTGAGGAAATACTTATCTTCAATCTTACTGACAGATTAATCATTGACATTACAACTTAA
- a CDS encoding DUF764 family protein yields MILDIATINQSLISVLKDFTKFASIHKLDVDIINTHNHPYMSEHTIKKPNILAIKFENTLGLFNHNLRTGSFYKNVNEFGICFQIYFMAFANVNKNAYKRLMSLYTLFSDFLHDLGTQRFTFKPEEGISTHEIDLKFYIYATTNMQNSGLIDIKSNYSQLAYCASCGFKANVQVKENQIKEEEQNATRYNQCEFGTF; encoded by the coding sequence ATGATACTGGATATTGCTACTATAAATCAATCTCTAATATCAGTTTTAAAAGACTTCACTAAATTTGCAAGCATTCATAAACTTGATGTTGATATTATAAATACGCATAACCATCCATACATGTCTGAACATACAATAAAAAAGCCCAATATCCTTGCAATAAAATTTGAAAATACCTTAGGTCTCTTTAATCACAACTTAAGAACCGGTTCATTTTACAAAAATGTAAATGAATTTGGTATCTGTTTCCAAATCTATTTCATGGCATTTGCAAACGTTAATAAGAATGCATATAAGAGACTTATGTCACTTTATACGTTATTTAGTGATTTTTTACATGACTTAGGTACCCAACGGTTTACATTCAAACCTGAAGAAGGTATAAGCACTCATGAAATAGATCTAAAGTTTTACATTTATGCTACAACCAATATGCAAAATTCTGGTCTTATTGATATCAAGAGCAATTATAGTCAGTTGGCATACTGTGCAAGTTGTGGTTTTAAAGCTAATGTGCAAGTAAAAGAAAACCAAATTAAGGAGGAAGAACAGAATGCCACAAGATACAATCAGTGTGAATTTGGCACATTCTGA
- a CDS encoding DUF777 family protein: protein MNSQMKGSPLTQEEIKLWTYRNIFISKIGIIKSFNASTQEGVVLLSGHTDLEIKTRNISNMHFNLKENDGVILLQSSINLFNEDDNHYFDKNYFYILRPINMQNATIKVNDFAIDIQNPIDIKANNTSLRAVLEEIVSCLQNLRVIGNASVEPSFYSNLVKITTKINMLLK, encoded by the coding sequence ATGAATAGCCAAATGAAAGGCTCCCCGTTAACACAAGAAGAAATAAAACTATGGACTTATAGAAACATTTTTATCTCTAAAATAGGAATAATCAAATCTTTTAACGCCTCTACACAAGAAGGTGTTGTTTTGCTCTCTGGACACACAGACTTAGAAATTAAGACACGCAATATATCAAACATGCATTTTAATCTTAAAGAAAATGACGGGGTAATCTTACTTCAAAGTAGTATTAACCTTTTTAATGAGGATGATAATCATTATTTTGACAAAAACTATTTTTATATTCTAAGGCCAATTAACATGCAAAATGCTACTATCAAAGTTAATGACTTTGCAATTGACATACAAAACCCCATAGACATTAAAGCTAACAATACAAGCTTAAGGGCAGTATTAGAAGAAATTGTTTCTTGTCTACAAAATTTACGGGTCATTGGAAATGCTAGTGTTGAACCTAGCTTTTACAGCAATCTTGTAAAAATTACAACTAAAATAAATATGTTACTAAAATAG
- a CDS encoding DUF759 family protein — translation MNTPKFTIKFTGVLDHASTRKSLEKDISKLEHLIKPKKSSLKSTKDILKHNLSEKKRELAKQTKYEKLRERVEKFRFTETKKLVKLGYKFEEARKKAFKRSLMSSKDRRRLEYEEMKSGKHKETILHKAIQKSILKGGSILKIATGTALGHIVGHTFQSGIGDILNFAKKSILNDARFQKLDLITSRVFKTNEKSKLDSMLQGIPGFGNSIEREDFLNSAGTLRKVLQHLGQNNDDNLKQAVAFAAKLKSTGVVSDKNSAITAVAEFLQGKSGSLYNIMSSFNKFTDKYNERAEMEYDRVATGYTFDYRTDKLKEIIKDWNSLEFPTYASEAEKIKDSLDKAQDSFGKLSASVFQPMLEKIETIAKWLTGFTVKTHIVEPIIDGIKSFFGDINEWLIKLGNQILKLTLPNWAYKWLFGSKPTTDKSHSPLLSTDTESKLETDASIRTP, via the coding sequence ATGAATACTCCAAAATTTACAATTAAATTTACAGGAGTGCTAGATCATGCATCAACTCGCAAATCATTAGAAAAAGACATTTCTAAACTAGAACATTTAATTAAACCTAAAAAATCTTCTCTAAAGAGCACTAAAGATATCTTAAAACATAACTTATCTGAGAAGAAACGTGAACTAGCCAAACAAACCAAATATGAGAAATTACGAGAAAGGGTAGAAAAGTTTAGATTTACTGAAACTAAAAAACTTGTTAAGCTAGGATACAAATTTGAGGAAGCTAGAAAAAAAGCATTCAAGCGTTCACTTATGTCAAGTAAAGACCGAAGACGATTAGAATATGAAGAAATGAAAAGTGGCAAGCATAAGGAAACAATACTTCACAAAGCTATCCAAAAAAGTATTCTTAAAGGCGGTAGCATTTTGAAAATTGCTACTGGAACTGCTCTTGGACATATAGTGGGTCATACCTTTCAAAGTGGTATTGGTGATATCTTGAATTTTGCAAAAAAATCTATACTTAATGATGCTAGATTTCAAAAGCTTGACTTAATTACTTCAAGAGTATTTAAAACAAATGAAAAGAGCAAACTTGATAGCATGCTTCAAGGCATACCTGGTTTTGGGAACAGCATTGAAAGAGAAGATTTTCTCAACTCTGCTGGGACTCTTAGAAAAGTATTACAACACTTAGGTCAAAACAATGACGATAATCTTAAGCAGGCTGTAGCATTTGCTGCAAAGCTTAAATCTACCGGGGTTGTTAGTGATAAGAATTCTGCTATTACTGCAGTAGCAGAATTCTTGCAAGGCAAAAGCGGTTCTCTTTATAACATTATGAGTTCATTTAATAAATTTACTGATAAATATAATGAACGAGCCGAAATGGAATATGACAGAGTAGCAACTGGTTATACCTTTGATTACAGAACAGACAAATTAAAAGAAATTATTAAGGACTGGAACTCTCTTGAGTTTCCTACTTATGCTAGTGAAGCTGAAAAAATTAAGGATAGTCTGGATAAAGCTCAAGATTCATTTGGAAAACTTTCAGCTAGTGTATTCCAACCCATGTTGGAAAAAATAGAAACCATAGCTAAATGGTTAACAGGTTTTACCGTCAAAACACATATTGTTGAGCCCATAATAGACGGAATTAAAAGTTTTTTCGGTGACATTAACGAATGGCTTATAAAGCTTGGAAATCAAATTCTAAAATTAACACTGCCTAATTGGGCATACAAATGGTTATTTGGTTCAAAACCTACAACAGATAAAAGCCATTCACCACTCTTAAGTACTGATACTGAATCAAAATTAGAAACAGACGCAAGCATAAGAACACCTTAA
- a CDS encoding DUF735 family protein translates to MQIPIHLQDTGVEKFIQNELEYANTMYLELKSLNSNFTSITATRHCSSRFIAIWLSNLFRIFYSESQPLESLVANIDSVLFALRHIGTDESFIRLFKAFLNVDIEVTTPQAGVINIKLLNRIKTNFISFISPSTVKGHKPKRIRLHQTKKGFKTAYKFLTFNFLPKGYSHSIYAFIKNLIPIGRVLKITNNENIEIITFN, encoded by the coding sequence ATGCAAATACCCATCCATCTTCAAGATACTGGGGTTGAAAAGTTCATACAAAATGAATTAGAGTATGCAAATACAATGTACCTAGAACTAAAAAGTCTAAATTCTAATTTCACAAGCATTACTGCTACACGCCACTGCTCATCACGTTTTATTGCCATTTGGTTATCCAATCTATTTAGAATCTTTTACTCTGAAAGCCAACCACTCGAATCACTTGTAGCAAACATTGATAGTGTACTTTTTGCTTTACGTCATATTGGCACTGATGAATCATTTATAAGACTTTTTAAGGCCTTCTTAAATGTCGATATTGAAGTTACTACCCCACAAGCTGGTGTAATTAACATAAAATTATTAAACAGGATAAAAACTAACTTTATTTCCTTTATCTCTCCTAGCACCGTTAAAGGGCATAAACCAAAACGTATTCGATTACATCAAACAAAAAAAGGATTTAAAACGGCATATAAATTTTTAACATTCAATTTCCTTCCTAAAGGATATTCACACTCAATTTATGCATTTATAAAAAATCTCATTCCTATAGGACGTGTCTTAAAAATTACAAATAATGAAAACATAGAAATTATTACTTTTAATTAA